Below is a window of Geomonas oryzisoli DNA.
TCTTTTTGCTGGTGCGCGACCGGCCCACGGTGGCCGTGGAAGGTGCCGGCGAGCCGGCGCCGGCGAAGATGGGGATGTTGCAGGCCTGGAAGCACATCACCACCAACCGGGACTTCTGGCTGCTGGCGGGCCTGGCGTTCGCCTGGTACGGGTGCTACCTGGCGGTGCAGGGGCTGTGGGGCGGGCCGTACCTGATGGAGGTGCTCAAGCTGACGCGCGAGGAGACGGGGCGGATGCTGATGTTCACGTCGATCGGCTTCATCTGCGGGAGCCTCGTCATCGACTCCGTCGCCCGGAAGCTGATGCATTCCTACAAGAAGACCTTTCTCTGGGGGCAGATACTGTTGCTGGTCCTGATGATCGGTTTCCAGGGGCCGCTCGATCATCTCCCCCTGCTGCTTCTGAGCGGATACTTCTTCTGCCTCGGACTCGCCGTGTCGAGCGGCGTCATGATCTATCCGATCAACCGTTCCATGTTCCCGGTTTCCATCGTCGGCACCGCGCTCACCTCCATCAACCTCTTCGTGCTGCTGGGAGCGGCTTCGGTGCAGCAGAGCATGGGGATGGTCATCGATGCCGTAGGCAAGACTACGCCGGAAGCGACGGTGCAGGCGTTCCATTCGGCGTTCCTGGTCCCGGTCGGCGTGCAGGCCGTGGCGGCGGCGTTGTTCTTTTTTGCCAGGGATTACTGGGAGGAGCCCAGGGGCTAGGGACTAGGGACTGCGGACTAGGGGGCGAGGTCTTCGACTGCGGCGCGGAAGGCGTGCAGGTTCTTGGCGCGCTTGAGCTGCTTCAGCTCACGCTCCAACTCGTGGTCCTCCACGTTGGAAACCACACCCTTGATCTTGCCGAGCACCTGCATGTCCCCGCAGAAGAGTTTGCCGTAAAGGGGCAGCAGGTCGCTCAGGTAGCGGTGCAGCATGGCACGCCTCTCGGCACGATCCGGTTCGGCGGCGGCGCGGCCGCGCAGCCTCTCGAAAAGCATCGGCTCGCCGATGCCGCCGCGACCCAGCATGAGGCCGGCCGCCCCGGTTTGTTCCAGCAGTTCCAGGCCGAATGCGGCGCTCCTGATGTCGCCGTTGGCGATCACGGGAATGGAGGTCCGCTTGATCACTTCGGCGGTGACGGCGTGGTCGGCGAAACCTTCGTAGGCCTGGCGCACAGTGCGCGGGTGCAGCACCAGGAAATCGACCCGGGAGCTCTCGAAGAGGGGGAGCAGCGAGAAGATCTGCTGCGGATCGTCGTACCCGGCGCGGATCTTGACCGAGAACGAACCGCGGACTTCCTCACGCAATGCCGGAATGATTTCTTCCAGAAGCTCCGGGCGCTTCAGCATCCCGCCCCCGGTCAGCCCACTGGTCATGCGCCCGTAGGGGCAACCCATGTTCAGGTTGATGTGTCTCGCACCGGCGTTCTGTGCGGTGCGCGCGGCGGCAACCAGCGCGTCCCTGCCGTGCCCGATCAACTGCACCACCAGCGGCACCCCGTTTTCCTCCGCGGCACATTCGCGCACGTCCCCCGGCATGAGCAGCTTCTTCTCGGACTGGGAGTTGACGCGCATGAACTCGGTCCATACCACGTCCGGCCGCACCCACGTGGTGAACAGCTCGCGCAGCGCGCGGTTGGTGAGCCCCTGCATGGGGGCGAGCATGAGCGGCTTCTCTCCCGGAGTCCAGGGGAGCACGTTGGCCGTTTGAGGATTGGTTGCGGGATTTGCTTCGGTATTCTGCATGCTTTTCAGGATGATGCGTTTTGGGGTACGGGATCAGCTCCGGGACGGGGCTGTCCTAAAAACTGTAGGGGCGAATAATCATTCGCCCCCACACTTCGACCGGCAACTTGTGCCCCCCTACGGGGACGATCAAGTTACAGGATTTCCAGCAGTTCGATCTCGTAGGTGATGTCTTCGCCGGCCAGCGGGTGGTTGGCGTCGACCACGATGGCGGTCTCGTTCACCTCGACCACGACCACGTCTACCGGCTCGTCGTCGTCGCCGGTCAGCTCGAGCTCCATGCCGACTTCCGGCTCGATGTCACCGGTGAGCTGCTCGCGGCTGATGGCGAACACCTCGTCCTCGTCGTACTCGCCGAAGGCGTCCTCGGCCGGGATCACGATGGTCTTCTTCTCGCCCGGTGCCATGCCGACCAGCGCCTCTTCGATCTGCGGGAAGAAGTCCTCGTTGCCGATGGTGATCTCCATCGGGCCGTGCTCGCCGCAGCCGCAGCCGTCGTCTTCGCAGCCGTCATCGCCGCAGCCGCAATCGTCATCTTCGCAGCAACCGGAATCGCCGATGGTGGTATCGATGATGGTGCCATCTTCCAAGCTGCCGGTGTAGTTGATCTTTACTTTGTCGCCTTGCTTTGCAATTGCCATTTTTACTCGGTTCCTTCTAATGGGGTTGATGTCTAGCTCCAGGCTATTCCCGGATGGTACGTGGGACGGTGCCCGCTAGTCCAGCAAAATCTGGTGCCGGCTCTCTTTTTTTGTCCGCTGTGACTGCGTCGCAGCCCCCTTTGTCTGGACAATCGTCACTTTACTGCGCGGGTCTCCTTGTGGAATCATTATCTATAGGGGGGAAGGAGGATTCGGGTCATGTCGGAAACGAAGAAGAAAGTGACGATGGAAGAGTGGAACTCCAGGTTCAGGTCCCTCGGGGTGGACGACAACATCATGGGGCACTGGCATACCCTGTTCGAAAGGGAAAACCCCTCGGGGCACCAGAGCTTTCTTGAATGGCTGGGGCTTCCCGAGGAGCGGATCGCGCAGGTGCGCGCCAAATCCGCGGAGTCGAAAAAATAAGCCCACCTCAAAAAAAGCCGCCACGGGTAGTGGCGGCTTTGTCGAAAAGCAGGTTGGTATTCGCCCCCTTTGGGGCGTTTTTTTTTAGCTCGACCCCGCCTCCGCCTACCGGGAGGCTTTCTTCACCGCGAAGCTGTAGCACTGCAGGTAGGTGAGGATGGTGAGCAGGAAGCTGTAGATGATGACGCTGAGGATGAAGGGATCGGACGGGGCGGCCAGGGCGAAGATGAAGTAGAAGCCCAGCACGGACATCTTGGTCACGTCGGTCCATCTCTTTTTCTTGGCGAACTCCTTGGCCTCCTCCTGGGTCGGCGTCTTCCCGGCCAGGTCGATGTCACGCTCGGCTTCCTTGGCCGCGAACCTGTAGATGGGGTAGAACAGCAGCATCTGGATCACGAAGGCGTACAGCACGCCGTTCATGAAGCGATATCCCCTGTTCAGGGCCTGCAGCCGCTGCTGAAAGTTGACCGCAGTGTACACCAGCAGGGCGATCAGCCCGAACTGCGCCACGGCAAAAATCTTTATCGTCTTGTTGATCTTCTTCAGGTCCAGGGTCGCCGCCATGTCACCTCCTTGCGTGGATTTGCTGCTGCAGCCTTAACTGCGCCATACCATAGCAAATAAAATGATGTTATACAACAGAAGAGTCTTGGCAGCAGCTACCGCTCTTTTTGCATTGAACCATGTCCGGGAATCTAGTAAGTTGGAGCGACTTCACGCACGGGTAGGGCACAAAGTGCACTGCCCGCTGTTTTATTGATGATTAGAAGCCCCCGGACAAAGGAGCTTTTCCATGGATGCGACACTGAACGCCATCGAAGTCAGAGTGCTTGGTTCCCTGATCGAGAAGGAACTGACCACGCCTGAGTACTACCCCCTTTCCCTGAACGCGCTGGTGAACGCCTGCAACCAGAAATCGAACCGCGACCCGGTTACCAGCCTCGATGAGGCCGAGGTGACCGGTGCCCTGGACGCGCTGCGTTTCAAGCAGTTCGCGCTCCTCTCCGGAGCCGGCGGCAGGGTCTCCAAGTACCGCCACGCGCTGGTGGAGAAGTTTCGGTTCACCCCGGCCGAGCTCGCGCTTTTATGCGAGTTGATGCTGCGCGGCCCGCAGACCGTGGGCGAGCTGAGGACGCGAGGCGAGCGGATGCACGCCTTTGCCGATCTGGCCGAGGTGGAGGCGGTGCTGCAGGACCTCATGGAGAGGACGCCTCCGCTGGTGACGCGCCTGCCGGTTCAACCCGGTCGCAAGGAACCCCGCTACTGCCAGCTCCTGTCGGGCGAGCCGGATCTTACGGAGCTGGCGGCCGCGTCGGAAGGCGGAAGGGGTGGCGCGGACAACAAACGGATCGCGGAACTGGAGCAGGAGGTTGCCGCCCTGCGCGAGGAGGTGGCGGTCCTGCGCCAGACCATCGCCGATTTCAAGAAAACTTTCGAATAGGAGTTTGAGATGACTGATGCCAAGGAGGAACTAGCCACCAAGGTCGATATCGCCGACTGGCTTTCGCTCAGGGCGCACCTGGAGCGCGGCGGGGTGATCGTGGTGGATCCCTTGCTGGAACTTGCCGAGGTGGGGGCGGCGCTGGCGGCGGACGAGGTGCAGGCGGTGCAGCGTTGGCTGTCGACTTCGCTTTTGAGCAAGCCGAGCCTGGAGCAGATACAGAAGTGGGATGCCGACAAGGGGAAGATTTTCAACTGCCTGATCATCTCGCCGTACGTCTTGATTCAGGAGCCGACCCCGCAAAACCCTTAATGCAAAGAGGGGAGGGGACTGGCTCCGCCAGGTGCCTGTCCCCTTGGCGGCTGAGCTGAAAGGAGCGTTCCGATAAAGGGACAGGCACCTAACGGAGCCAGTCCCTTCCCTGATGATCTTTGCTTGCAGCCTAAAAGGAGGGCGATATGGAAAAGGAATACGCCGAGGTAACCTGCGCTAGTTGCAGCGCGGTCTGGCAGAAGAAAGGAACCACCAACTGCTGGAGCGGCGATCCCGCCACGGCACCGCCCAGACCGGGCAACTGCCCCGCCGACAGACATGCCGCGGTGGTAAAGGAAACGGCGGAGCTCATGAAAGGGGAGAGCGAGGACGCCAAGATGGCCTTCGTGGCGGCCCGCGTGGAAGGCCTTTGCTACCAGCCGATCCCCGGCAGCGATGCGGTGAACGCGCGCTGGACCCGCGTCGAGGATACCATCGCTTTCGCAAAACTCATGGGGTACCAGAGGATCGGCATCGCCACCTGCATCGGGCTGCTCGACGAGTGCGAGCGGTTAGTCGCCATCCTGAAGGCCCAGGGCTTCACCCCGTTCAGCGTCTGCTGCAAGGCGGGGAGCATCGACAAGAAGGAGTTGGGACTGGCCGAGACAGACAAGGTGCGTCCCGGCACCTTCGAACCCGCCTGCAACCCGATCGCCCAGGCGGAAATCTGCAACGACCTCGACACCGACATGAACATGATCGTCGGTCTGTGCGTCGGCCACGACATGCTCTTCAACAAGTACTCGAAGGCCCCGGTCACTACCCTGGTGGTGAAGGACCGCGTCACCGGCCACAACCCCGCCGCCGTGCTCTACGGCCAAAATTTCTACTATAAGCGGCTCCAGAAGGGGCCTATGGTCGTCGAGTAGCGGAAAGCGGCTGCAGCACCCACCTGTTTTCTGCGGCCACGAATACCGGCACCTCCCTCCGCCCGTAGGGGGGAGGTGCTATCGCGGTCGCGCCGGCTGGAACGTTCAGACCGCCGGCCATGGCATCATCGGCATAATCCTCGCCGAGGTAGAGGCCGTCTTCCGTATTGAAAAGGTAGATCTTCATGTCGTCCTCCCCATGTTTTCCGTAATCTCCGATCTCCCGACCGGTTCTCCCAATCTCATGATTTCACCATAGCGCTTCGCGGATAAAGGCGGGATCAAGATCGAGCGCAAAGGCGTCATGAACTGATCAAGATCTTCCGACGCCGCACGCCCTCTTGATACTTTCTTGATGCGCCCGGCCGCATCTTGACACCCTCTTTATGCCGCACGCGGTAGCATCGTCCCAGGGCCGAAAGAGAAGAGGCCGGTTCAGGGAGGAGCGAGCATGGGACAGGAACTGCCTGCGGCAAGGCAAAATCTGGTCAAACGAGTGGCGACGGCTGTTTTCGGGGCGCCGAAATACCTGAAGGACCCGAGCCTTTTTCACAAGATGTCGCTCATCCCGGTGCTGGCCTGGGTCGGATTGGGTGCGGACGGGCTTTCCTCGTCGTCCTACGGTCCCGAGGAGGCGTTCCGGGCCCTGGGAAGCCACACCTACCTCGCGATCACGCTCGGAACCTTCACGGCGCTCACGGTATTTATCATCTCCTACGCCTATTCCCGCATCATCGAGCACTTCCCGCACGGCGGCGGGGGCTACATCGTGGCGACGCACATGCTGGGGGAACGGGCGGGGGTGGTCTCGGGGAGCGCCCTCCTGGTCGACTACGTGCTGACCATCACAGTCTCCATAGCCTCCTGCGTCGATGCCCTGTTCAGCTACATCCCTACGCACTTTCACGCCTACAAGGTCGAGGTGGCATGTGTCCTGGCCGTGGTGCTGATCGTGCTTAACATCAGGGGGGTGAAGGAATCGATCGCCGTCATGGCCCCGATCTTCATGGTCTTCGTCGCGACACACGCGCTCCTTCTGCTGGACGGCATCTTCACCCACACCGACCGTTTTGCGCCGCTTGCCGCCGGGTTTCGCTCCGGGCTCTCACATGACCTCTCCACCATCGGCGTCTTCGGCATCATGATGCTCTTCCTGCGCGCCTATTCCCTGGGGGGCGGGACCTATACCGGCATAGAAGCGGTCTCAAACGGCCTGCAGATCATGCGCGAGCCGCGGGTGCAGACCGGAAAGAGGACCATGATGTACATGGCGAGCTCGCTTGCGTTCACCGCCGGCCTGCTCTTTCTCTGCTATACGCTGATCGGGGTCCGGCCGGTGGAGGGGAAGACGCTGAACTCGGTGCTGGCGGACGCCCTCTTCGCCGACTGGCCGCTGGGCGGCGTGCTTGCATTCGTGACCATCTTCTCCGAAGGGGCATTGCTCCTGGTTGCCGCGCAGGCCGGGTTCGTCGACGGCCCGCGCGTCATGTCCAACATGGCGGTCGACTCCTGGCTGCCGCACCGCTTCGCGGCGCTTTCGGTGCGCCTCACCATGCGCAACGGCATCGTCCTGATGGGACTCGCCTCCATCGTGCTCCTGGTCTACACCGGCGGCAGCGTCTCCGCGCTCGTGGTCATGTACTCCATCAACGTCTTTCTTACCTTTTCCCTGTCGCAGCTCGGCATGTCGCGGTTCTACATCCAGCGCCGCCACGAGGACCCGCAGTGGGTGCGGCACCTGTCGGTGCACCTGGTGGGCCTGGTCCTTTGTGCCACCATCCTGGCCGTCACCACCGTGGAGAAGTTCGCGGAAGGGGGATGGCTCACCCTGCTCATCACCTCGGTCGTTATCGGCGTCTGCTACCTGATCAGGGGGCACTACCAGTCGGTGCGCAAGGGGATGGCGCAACTGGACGAGGCGCTGCTCGATTTCCCGACCACCGGCCCGGTCAACGAGGCGGCGCCCTCGCGCAACGATCCCACGGCGATCCAGCTCGTCTCCGCCTACTCCGGCTTCGGCGTGCATACGCTCCTTTCCATCCTCACCACCTTCCCCAGAACCTACAAGAACGTCATCTTCGTCTCGGTCGCCGTGATCGATTCGGGCTCGTTCAAGGGTGCCGAGGAGTTGGAGGCGCTGGAGCGGTCGGTTCAGGAGGGGCTTGTCAAATACGTGGCGCTGGCGAGAAGGCTCGGCTTTGCGGCGGACTACCGGCTGGCAGTGGCGACGGACGTGGTGGAGAGCGTGGTCCACATCTGCAAGGAACTGGGCGAGGAGTACCCGCGCTGCACCGTCTTCACCGGCCAGCTCACTTTCCGGCTGGAGAAGTTCTACCACCGGATGCTGCACAACGAGACCGCCTTCGCCATCCAGCGCCGCCTGCAGTGGGACGGCCTCACCACGGTGATACTGCCGATACGGGTGAGCATCTGAGGTCCGGCTGTGTCCCGTCGACAGGAAAGGCGGGAAAACCGCTTGTATGGAGAGGCACTTCTGCTAGATTCGAAATATGAGCAAGAGCCGTGAGACATCCACATTAGAGAAAGCGCTGCTGCGGAGCAGACCGCACCCCGCGTGGTACCAGGGAGGGGGAGCGTACGCGGCCTCGGTCGCCCTGGTCGCGGTGGCGACGCTGCTGTGCGATCAGGCCCGCCCCTACCTCTCGCCGGTCAACATGGTGATGGGATACCTGCTGGTGGTGGTTGTGGCGGCGCTTTTTCTCGGACGCCGCCCCGCACTGCTGAGCGCGTTTCTCGGCGTACTCGCCTTCGACTTCTATTTCGTGCCGCCCCGCCTCTCCTTCAGGATCGCGGACAAGGAATACCTGGTCACCTTCCTTGCCCTGTTTTCGGTGGGGCTCGTGATCAGCTCACTGGTGGCCAAGGCGCGGGAAAGTCTCGACGCGCTCAGGGTGCGCGAGCGGCAGACGGCGAGTCTGTACCGGCTGAGCCGCGATCTTGCGGCCGCGACCGACACGGTTTCCCTGGCGACTGCGGCGGTTGCCAACCTCGAGGACTCGCTGGGCAGCCAGGTGGCGCTGATCCTCGGGCAGGAGGGTGAGTTGGCGCCGGCGGCGGCAAGCCTGGGGTTCACCCTTGCCCCCGAGGCCCTGCAGGTCGCCGAGTGGTGCCTGCGATCCCGGCGTCTGGCCGGAACCGGCACCGATTCCTACGGCAGCGATCCGCTCACCTACGTGCCGCTCAAGGCCCTGGCGGAGACGCACGGGGTGCTGGCCCTCCGGTTGGAAGAACAAGACCTGCGGCTTGACGCGGACCTGCAGCGGCTGCTTGCCGCCTACGCCACCCAGATCGCCATGGCCCTGGAGCGGCTGCGCCTATTGCAACAGGCACAGGAGACGCGCATCCTCAAGGAACGCGAGAACCTGGAGCGGGCCCTGCTCAACTCGATCTCCCACGACCTGCGCACCCCGCTCACGGCCATTACCGGTGCCCTGAGCGCGGTGCTGGAGGAAGGGGAGAAGCTCAACAGCGGGTCACGCACCGAGTTGCTGGAAACGGCCCGCGAGGAGGCGGCGCGTCTGAACCGTTTCGTCGGCAATCTCCTGGACATGACCCGGCTGGAGGCCGGCGTGTTGCAGTTGAAGAAGGAGCCGTGCGACGTGCAGGACCTGATAGGGACGGCGCTGGCGACGGTGGAGCCGCGCCTTCGGGAGGTGGCGGTGTCGGTGCGGTTGGCTCCGGAGCTCCCGCTGGTCTCCCTCGATTTCGTGCTGATGCTCCAGGTGCTGGTCAACCTGCTGGATAACGCGCTCAAGCATGCCGCAGCAGGAGGAGAGCTCGAGATCGATGCGCGCCTGGCGGGAGAACGGCTGGTGCTCGGCGTGGCCGACCGCGGCCCGGGGGTCCCGGAAGCGGACCTGCCGCACATCTTCGAGAAGTTCTACCGCACTCCGGTCCCGGAGGTGGTGGGAGGGACCGGGCTCGGGCTTTCCATCTGCCGGGGCATCGTCGAGGCGCACGGCGGGTCGATCCGGGCGGCGAATAGGAAGGGGAAAGGATTGAGGATCGTGGTGGAGGTGCCGCTTCATGCCGCTGAAGAAGGGAGAGCCGATGAAGGGTGAAGAACAGAAGACGAACCTGCCGCGGGTCCTTGTGATCGATGACGAGGTGGCGATTCAGCGCTTCCTGAAGACGGCGCTCGATACCGGCGACTACTCCGTGCATCTGGCGGACAGCGCGCATGCCGGGCTGGCCGCGGCGGTGGCGGTCCGCCCCGACGTCATCCTCCTGGACCTGGGGCTTCCCGACCTGGACGGCATCGAAGTGATCAGGCGGGTGCGCGAGTGGTCCCAGGTCCCCATCATCGTCATTTCGGTGCGCGAGCGCGAGGACGAGAAGGTGCGGGCGCTGGACTGCGGTGCCGACGATTACCTCACCAAGCCTTTCGGAATCGGGGAGTTGCTGGCCCGGATCAAGGTGGCGCTGCGCCGTTCGTTGCAGCAGGCGCCGGAACCGGTGTTCCAGGCGGGCGAACTGCTGGTCGACCTGCCGCGCCGCAGGGTCACCGTGCGGGGGGAAGAGGTGCAGCTCACCCCAACCGAATACGAGCTGCTGCGCATGCTGGTGACCCATGCCGGCAAGGTGCTGACCCACAGCCAGATCCTGAGGCAGATCTGGGGCGTCGCCTACCTCGAGCAGCCTCACGTCCTGCGGGTCAACATCAGTAACCTCAGGCGCAAGATCGAGGCCGATGCCTCCCGCCCCCGTCATATCCTGACCGAGGCGGGGGTAGGATACCGGCTCAAGTCGGAGTAGTGTTCTTCATTTGCTGCGGCGTCCCATGGTCTTCATTATTTTTGACAGCGCATCGGCAGAAGCAAGGACGGCGGCGACGGTTTTTTGACTTCTCTCCCGGGTTCCCTGCAGGGGTCACACAGATCTCACCGCGACTCCCGTAGCCGCAAATTTT
It encodes the following:
- a CDS encoding MFS transporter translates to MVDARQRRQRWLIFFILSLIYILVYFYRVSLAVVAKDVSRDLHLTPAQLGSLSSILFYVYAAAQIPLGPMIDRLGSRVVISGCGVLTAIGGILFSQAGNMGQALAARILIGIGTASVLMATFSLFSHWFTRQEFGKVSGLMVAVGNMGNLAGTAPLALAVAWIGWRNSFLAIGVMQAVATVLVFLLVRDRPTVAVEGAGEPAPAKMGMLQAWKHITTNRDFWLLAGLAFAWYGCYLAVQGLWGGPYLMEVLKLTREETGRMLMFTSIGFICGSLVIDSVARKLMHSYKKTFLWGQILLLVLMIGFQGPLDHLPLLLLSGYFFCLGLAVSSGVMIYPINRSMFPVSIVGTALTSINLFVLLGAASVQQSMGMVIDAVGKTTPEATVQAFHSAFLVPVGVQAVAAALFFFARDYWEEPRG
- a CDS encoding tRNA dihydrouridine synthase, translating into MQNTEANPATNPQTANVLPWTPGEKPLMLAPMQGLTNRALRELFTTWVRPDVVWTEFMRVNSQSEKKLLMPGDVRECAAEENGVPLVVQLIGHGRDALVAAARTAQNAGARHINLNMGCPYGRMTSGLTGGGMLKRPELLEEIIPALREEVRGSFSVKIRAGYDDPQQIFSLLPLFESSRVDFLVLHPRTVRQAYEGFADHAVTAEVIKRTSIPVIANGDIRSAAFGLELLEQTGAAGLMLGRGGIGEPMLFERLRGRAAAEPDRAERRAMLHRYLSDLLPLYGKLFCGDMQVLGKIKGVVSNVEDHELERELKQLKRAKNLHAFRAAVEDLAP
- a CDS encoding FKBP-type peptidyl-prolyl cis-trans isomerase — translated: MAIAKQGDKVKINYTGSLEDGTIIDTTIGDSGCCEDDDCGCGDDGCEDDGCGCGEHGPMEITIGNEDFFPQIEEALVGMAPGEKKTIVIPAEDAFGEYDEDEVFAISREQLTGDIEPEVGMELELTGDDDEPVDVVVVEVNETAIVVDANHPLAGEDITYEIELLEIL
- a CDS encoding YceH family protein, which gives rise to MDATLNAIEVRVLGSLIEKELTTPEYYPLSLNALVNACNQKSNRDPVTSLDEAEVTGALDALRFKQFALLSGAGGRVSKYRHALVEKFRFTPAELALLCELMLRGPQTVGELRTRGERMHAFADLAEVEAVLQDLMERTPPLVTRLPVQPGRKEPRYCQLLSGEPDLTELAAASEGGRGGADNKRIAELEQEVAALREEVAVLRQTIADFKKTFE
- a CDS encoding DUF2288 domain-containing protein, with amino-acid sequence MTDAKEELATKVDIADWLSLRAHLERGGVIVVDPLLELAEVGAALAADEVQAVQRWLSTSLLSKPSLEQIQKWDADKGKIFNCLIISPYVLIQEPTPQNP
- a CDS encoding DUF1847 domain-containing protein, which codes for MEKEYAEVTCASCSAVWQKKGTTNCWSGDPATAPPRPGNCPADRHAAVVKETAELMKGESEDAKMAFVAARVEGLCYQPIPGSDAVNARWTRVEDTIAFAKLMGYQRIGIATCIGLLDECERLVAILKAQGFTPFSVCCKAGSIDKKELGLAETDKVRPGTFEPACNPIAQAEICNDLDTDMNMIVGLCVGHDMLFNKYSKAPVTTLVVKDRVTGHNPAAVLYGQNFYYKRLQKGPMVVE
- a CDS encoding APC family permease produces the protein MGQELPAARQNLVKRVATAVFGAPKYLKDPSLFHKMSLIPVLAWVGLGADGLSSSSYGPEEAFRALGSHTYLAITLGTFTALTVFIISYAYSRIIEHFPHGGGGYIVATHMLGERAGVVSGSALLVDYVLTITVSIASCVDALFSYIPTHFHAYKVEVACVLAVVLIVLNIRGVKESIAVMAPIFMVFVATHALLLLDGIFTHTDRFAPLAAGFRSGLSHDLSTIGVFGIMMLFLRAYSLGGGTYTGIEAVSNGLQIMREPRVQTGKRTMMYMASSLAFTAGLLFLCYTLIGVRPVEGKTLNSVLADALFADWPLGGVLAFVTIFSEGALLLVAAQAGFVDGPRVMSNMAVDSWLPHRFAALSVRLTMRNGIVLMGLASIVLLVYTGGSVSALVVMYSINVFLTFSLSQLGMSRFYIQRRHEDPQWVRHLSVHLVGLVLCATILAVTTVEKFAEGGWLTLLITSVVIGVCYLIRGHYQSVRKGMAQLDEALLDFPTTGPVNEAAPSRNDPTAIQLVSAYSGFGVHTLLSILTTFPRTYKNVIFVSVAVIDSGSFKGAEELEALERSVQEGLVKYVALARRLGFAADYRLAVATDVVESVVHICKELGEEYPRCTVFTGQLTFRLEKFYHRMLHNETAFAIQRRLQWDGLTTVILPIRVSI
- a CDS encoding DUF4118 domain-containing protein; this encodes MSKSRETSTLEKALLRSRPHPAWYQGGGAYAASVALVAVATLLCDQARPYLSPVNMVMGYLLVVVVAALFLGRRPALLSAFLGVLAFDFYFVPPRLSFRIADKEYLVTFLALFSVGLVISSLVAKARESLDALRVRERQTASLYRLSRDLAAATDTVSLATAAVANLEDSLGSQVALILGQEGELAPAAASLGFTLAPEALQVAEWCLRSRRLAGTGTDSYGSDPLTYVPLKALAETHGVLALRLEEQDLRLDADLQRLLAAYATQIAMALERLRLLQQAQETRILKERENLERALLNSISHDLRTPLTAITGALSAVLEEGEKLNSGSRTELLETAREEAARLNRFVGNLLDMTRLEAGVLQLKKEPCDVQDLIGTALATVEPRLREVAVSVRLAPELPLVSLDFVLMLQVLVNLLDNALKHAAAGGELEIDARLAGERLVLGVADRGPGVPEADLPHIFEKFYRTPVPEVVGGTGLGLSICRGIVEAHGGSIRAANRKGKGLRIVVEVPLHAAEEGRADEG
- a CDS encoding response regulator; its protein translation is MPLKKGEPMKGEEQKTNLPRVLVIDDEVAIQRFLKTALDTGDYSVHLADSAHAGLAAAVAVRPDVILLDLGLPDLDGIEVIRRVREWSQVPIIVISVREREDEKVRALDCGADDYLTKPFGIGELLARIKVALRRSLQQAPEPVFQAGELLVDLPRRRVTVRGEEVQLTPTEYELLRMLVTHAGKVLTHSQILRQIWGVAYLEQPHVLRVNISNLRRKIEADASRPRHILTEAGVGYRLKSE